The following is a genomic window from Epinephelus moara isolate mb chromosome 17, YSFRI_EMoa_1.0, whole genome shotgun sequence.
AATAAAAATGGGCTAAACTTACTTCAGCCTGATTAAGTTATCTCTATCATTCGGTTTAGATATGTTATGCAAAAAAAgtccactagatgtcactgtaTCTTTAAATAGTGGTCCTCTTCAGATCAAATCCTACAGGAAGCTAGTAACAAAAAACTCACTCCAAACATAAAGGCTCCGTGTGGCGGGATTTTCAAACGTAGGCATATTTGTTCGACATTTTGTAGTTTCAGGGGCCTCACTGAACagatttatgtaactttatacaaaaataaaagtcttgtAAGGGTCAAATATCTTTTTGAAACATGCTCTACCAAATGGTTGATTTGTCCTTTTATGGTAAAGCTGGTGAAGCTAAGCTAATGTAATATAAATTGGCTAtttgctacaaaataaaaacaattctgatcaataaaaacaattctGATCTAAAGTAGCCAAAGCAGCTTTTGGGTTTGAATTCATCTTGGGAACAGTCTATGTGCCACATgaaggatctttttttttcaacaaggaCTATTTTGGAAATGTCTCCCAAGATATTTCATTTATGAACAGTAAATACAGCTTACCAATAGTGATGCTGGGTGATTTCAATTCAAGAACTGGTATTCTGAGTGACTCTTTAAATGTTGGTGACGTAGGAACGAATATTAGAAATGGGCTGTCTCTTGATGGCGAAATGCTTTTAAATAGtgaaataaatgatttttcttTGATGGATCTACAGAGGGTCAGTGAAGATCTAATGACTAATAATAATGGTCACAGTCTAATTGAATTATGTCAAAGTTCAGAGTTGAAGATTGTAAATGGAAGATTTGGGTCTGATAAAGGCATTGGGCGCTACACCTGTTTTAATTATAATGGAAACAGTGTTATTGACTATGCCATAGTGTCAGCTTGTTTGTTAGcacagattatttatttttgtgttgaaCCTTTGGATAAATACTGGTCAGATGTCCACTGCCCTATTAGTTTAACTATAAGAGCCAATAACCTTGGTACTCATAAGTGTGAAACTCTTACAGATACTGCTTATTATGATCCTGAAAAAGATTATAGACACATGACccatttaatatttaaacacCGATGGaaacctgagttaaaagccaCATACCAAGAAACCTTTAATTTAGAGGTTATAAAAACGTATGATTCAATGATTGACGCGATTAATATTTCCAATACAAATCTGgttgaaataaataacattagtAAAGGTATATGTGACATTATGGTAGATCCTGCTAAAAGTTTGGGTTTATGTAAGGCATATGGTCAGGATCTGTACAAATTTGGTAGAACGTCAAAAAAACTACAGAAGAGAAAACCCTGGTTTAATGCTGAATGTATTGAGGCTcgtagaaaatattttaaatccaTGAACATATTTAAATTTAACCGCTCTGTCCAAtctaaagttgaaataaaatgtatagcTAGAAAGTATAAATCTAATGTTGAACATTATAGTTAAATTCTTTAATTTGGTACTGATAACAGGTATAGTCCCCACTGACTGGTGTTTAGGAGTGATAAAACCACTATACAAAAACAAGGGACCAGTAGATGATCCTGAAAATTACAGAGATATTACTTTACTTAGTTGTATTGGTAAGCTTTTTACGGACTAACAGACTAACTGCTTATATAGAGTCTGAAAGAATTCTTGGAGAAGAGCAGGCAGGGTTTAGGAAAGGCTTTTCAACCCTTGACCATATTTTTGTTCTTCACTCACTGGTTGAATGAATCATTATGGCTTAAATTAGTTGCACTTGGTATAAATGAAAGGGTATTAAATGTGATACATAATATTTATGAGAATGCTAAATCTTGTGTTAGAGCTGGTTATGATTTATCTGAACAATTTGTATGTAATGTAGGAGTATGTCAGGGGGATAATTTATCACCACTATTGTTTACACTATatttaaatgactttgaaaAATATGTGGGTCAATGGTACAACGGACTTCAACTTTTCTCAACTGAATGCCACAATGTGATGAATGGTGAAATAGGGATATATCTGAAATTATATGTCCTGCTTTATGCGGATGATACGATTGTACTGGTAGAGACTCCTTCAGAATTACAGGCCGCATTAAATGCAGTTGCTTCCTATTGTAAAAACTGGTATTTAACTGttaacacagacaaaacaaaggttGTTATTTTCTCTAGGGGGAAATTACGGATACTCCCAGAATTTAAGTTTGGTTCAGATAAATTAGAAGTTACTTTTGAGTATGACTATCTTGGAacgttatttaattttaatggaCGATTTGATAAAGCAATAGCTAAGCAAGTTAAACTAGCTAAAAGAGCTTTATTCTCCTTGGAAAACAGAGTTACTAGATTACAGTTACCTGTTGATATACAATGTGAGTTATTTGACCAGCTTATAGTGCCTATTCTTTTATATGGAAGTGAAGTCTGGGGATTTCATAAACTTGACCAAATTGAAATGCTTCACAGATCTTTTTTGAAACGTTTACTTAATGTTAATAAACGCACAGcaaattgtattatttatggAGAGTTTGGTCGAAATAGTCTAGATTTAAAGGTAAACATGAGAATGATTAACTTTTGGGTACATTTAATTAGTCATGATACAACAAAAAtctctttgtgtttattgttttcaagatTTTGTATGATGACAATATTGAATATATTAAGTGTAAATGGATTtccaaagttaaaaatattcttgatgattGTGGTTTATGAGCGCAGGTATGATCGTGAAAATGTCCCTCGGCAATGTACTCTTTGTTTGAATGGCAATCGAGGAGACAAATATCattatgtacttgtgtgttccttttttaacaaagagagaagagagctgGTCGGACAGTTCTATAGAGTAAATCCAAATATTTATAAGTTTCAAAAGTTAATGTCATCTCGAAAAGTAAAGGTCTTGTCAAATtttttgaaacttttaaagaaaatcctgAATAGTTTCTCTTTATTTGCTTTGACTTGTACGTATGTACACTAATTCTGTAGTATTCTGAAGTAAAAATCCAGCGCTTCTTTCTTAGTGTGGACATTTAAGGGTTAAAGGAGCTTAATGTACGATTCTAAAcattaataaagcagcaaatcaCTATTTGTTATGTAAGATATGGTGGGGTAATGGCGTCTTGAGCAAAAaatgaagtcacgctacctctctttgtgttttaatcCAAGCTGTTGTGTTGGTTTTGAGGGTAGACAGTCTGGCCACATGTGAATGTTAGCACATGTGAGTCACTATGAGTGTATCCCACAGGCTAGCTAATCGCTGCCACTGCTCTCTACTGCGCTCACACAGCGGTTAGCGCTGGTATCGGGGCAACGTCGGAAGCATAGGTCAACAATGTTAGCACTGTCAGCACTGTCTATGGGGTCAGCACCATTAACTGCTAGCTGCCGGCTCAGCTACCTCAGTGATGAGaaccgtgtgcagacaaccctgcctcagactctgaatcatagatatgctttGAATGTCTCATAAGACCTCgcctgtacagtaaatataaagctacagccagcagccagctagcttagcttagcataaagactggaaacggaGGAGGGAACGTTAATTTGCTGCTTTACCAGGGATTTTGAGCTAGAATATTTCCTTTAGCCTGGGGCCTTCGGACAGAGCTAAGTTAGCTGCTTctccctgtttccagtgtttatgttaagctaagctaaccagcgtCTTCAGCTACATATTgaccacacagacatgagagtacCATGAGCAACAGGAAAGCAAAtaatatttcccaaaatatcaaactacaTCTTCAAGAggcaataaatacaaaaacatatcAAAGTGAATAAACCCCAGGGTGTGAGCATGCTAacccctttctctcttttctcttcagGCATGAGTGACTCTAAGACATCCAATAGGACTGTGCTGATCCTGGCTTTCGCCCTAATAGGCTTACTTTTATTGCTGATCTTCTTGTACAAGAAGTTGAACAGGGATACAAATGGAGAATATACCGTCAAGCGCATGGTGTATAAGGAGGGAGGGGTCAGGGACCGGGTGAGAGGTGCAGCGTTAGCTCTGGAGTCACATCTCGGAGTCCAGCTGTGGCCTCAAAGCGACTCTGAGGAGGATGGAGAAGAAATGCAGGAAATCAGAGATGAGGAGGGACAGGTGGAGGAAGGTGGTAGCCAGGGGAGTGACAGCGAGGGAGAGGACCAGGAGGAGGATAGTGCGAAGGAAAAAGAAGGTGACGCTTTAGGTGATAACTCAAGTGTGCAGAGTTCGGAGGCAGGGGAGCAAGCCAGGCTAACGGATCAGGCGGACgcaaaggaagagaaagaggagaaagtgGGTGACGGGGAAGGTAAAGGTGAAGCAAGTGGGGGGCCTGGATTGTTGATAGATCTAAAGCAGTTCTCTGGAAGTGCCATCTGGTCTGAGGAAGAGGGATGTGTGGGCAAGGACGGTGATATGACTGTGCTGTGAGAACAACATTAGAAAGATCATGAAATAAAAGGGAATCTCAGGAAATAGTCTGAGGTCCCGAGTCCAAGTCCCCTAATTAgctgttaaaataaattttctGTACATTTTACTTCCCAACATGAAAGTCTAAAGGCTGTTCCACACAGCTAGGAAAGAAACTATTCGTGTTAGTCTAACAGTGGTCTAAAAATACCGGAATCACCCTATAAAACACCCACCATGTGTTAGTTTTACTTGCAGAACGTAGACTCCCCCAGGTTGCTAAAACCCCATAAATTCCTCCTTAAACACACTGAGGACATTGTCTTCAATGGTAGCTACAGCTCTGGTCTTACTTCCACTTCCTGTTATGGCATCAGGATAAAAAGGTGATTGATGAATGAAGCTGTTATACATAAACAGGAATACACTGGAATTTGAATGTTTGTTTAGGAATTTACTTTTTATATCGTAAATCTGCTCAGCTAAGAAATCAAACTGTATTATTGTGTCCGCCTATTGCATGCTGTGTATTGTGGACTTTTACACACTGTATGTGTTattgctttaaatgttttttctaattaaaaaaaatttcaacaaaaacaaaaatatatttcactGTGTTCATATTGTTCTTGAtcaagctgaaacaattagtcagtTAATTGACTGAGCAATCCTCATtaaatttaaatcattttattaaaGCAAACAAGACAGAATTTAAATGTTAACTAGTGTCATAGTtacaaactgaatattttgggggTTTTAGAGTGAGTTTTAATGACGAACTGACAAGGGCAGAATATCAACAATGTAAAGTTAGTCACAGCGAGAGTTATATTATCATAGGTGGGAGTCAAACTTTCCATCAAGTGACATTTCATACTTTATGTATGTTGTTACACTGTGGCTTAATGTGTAGATTAGTATGTTGAATGTTGAATTAGTATGTTGAATGTACTGtatacaaaactataacattaAGATCTATACATATTTGCTGTTAAATAATATAATGACGCTACTATgaaaaaaaactacagtaaaGTTACTACAGACTCACAACTACTGACATCACGGACGGAACGGGTCCACCCTTTTCTGCAAAACGTCATTCAAATCAACAAGCGCCgaccacaaagtgacacaaaaagaccacaaagagatgcaaaggaactgcagagagacacaaaattactccaTCAAGATACAGAATTACCTCtaagaaatacaaaattaccttaataagacacaaaattattccGATATTAAACAAAATTACCTCATCAAGGcaataaattacttttaaaaaaaaacaaaacactctgctctaataagacacaaaattatgtcCCAAAATTACTCCAATAAgtcacaaaattacctcaaagaaatacaaaattacttcaaTAAGACAGAAATTTACTTCaataacacacaaaattacttcaataacacacaaatttacttcaataacacacaaaattacctcaaagaaatacaaaattcaataacacacaaaattacctcaaagaaatacaaaattacttcaataacacacaaaattacttcaaagaaatacaaaattacttcaataacacacaaaattacttcaataacgcacaaaattacctcaaagaaacacaaaattacttcaataacacacaaaattacttcgANNNNNNNNNNNNNNNNNNNNNNNNNNNNNNNNNNNNNNNNNNNNNNNNNNNNNNNNNNNNNNNNNNNNNNNNNNNNNNNNNNNNNNNNNNNNNNNNNNNNNNNNNNNNNNNNNNNNNNNNNNNNNNNNNNNNNNNNNNNNNNNNNNNNNNNNNNNNNNNNNNNNNNNNNNNNNNNNNNNNNNNNNNNNNNNNNNNNNNNNNNNNNNNNNNNNNNNNNNNNNNNNNNNNNNNNNNNNNNNNNNNNNNNNNNNNNNNNNNNNNNNNNNNNNNNNNNNNNNNNNNNNNNNNNNNNNNNNNNNNNNNNNNNNNNNNNNNNNNNNNNNNNNNNNNNNNNNNNNNNNNNNNNNNNNNNNNNNNNNNNNNNNNNNNNNNNNNNNNNNNNNNNNNNNNNNNNNNNNNNNNNNNNNNNNNNNNNNNNNNNNNNNNNNNNNNNNNNNNNNNNNNNNNNNNNNNNNNNNNNNNNNNNNNNNNNNNNNNNNNNNNNNNNNNNNNNNNNNNNNNNNNNNNNNNNNNNNNNNNNNNNNNNNNNNNNNNNNNNNNNNNNNNNNNNNNNNNNNNNNNNNNNNNNNNNNNNNNNNNNNNNNNNNNNNNNNNNNNNNNNNNNNNNNNNNNNNNNNNNNNNNNNNNNNNNNNNNNNNNNNNNNNNNNNNNNNNNNNNNNNNNNNNNNNNNNNNNNNNNNNNNNNNNNNNNNNNNNNNNNNNNNNNNNNNNNNNNNNNNNNNNNNNNNNNNNNNNNNNNNNNNNNNNNNNNNNNNNNNNNNNNNNNNNNNNNNNNNNNNNNNNNNNNNNNNNNNNNNNNNNNNNNNNNNNNNNNNNNNNNNNNNNNNNNNNNNNNNNNNNNNNNNNNNNNNNNNNNNNNNNNNNNNNNNNNNNNNNNNNNNNNNNNNNNNNNNNNNNNNNNNNNNNNNNNNNNNNNNNNNNNNNNNNNNNNNNNNNNNNNNNNNNNNNNNNNNNNNNNNNNNNNNNNNNNNNNNNNNNNNNNNNNNNNNNNNNNNNNNNNNNNNNNNNNNNNNNNNNNNNNNNNNNNNNNNNNNNNNNNNNNNNNNNNNNNNNNNNNNNNNNNNNNNNNNNNNNNNNNNNNNNNNNNNNNNNNNNNNNNNNNNNNNNNNNNNNNNNNNNNNNNNNNNNNNNNNNNNNNNNNNNNNNNNNNNNNNNNNNNNNNNNNNNNNNNNNNNNNNNNNNNNNNNNNNNNNNNNNNNNNNNNNNNNNNNNNNNNNNNNNNNNNNNNNNNNNNNNNNNNNNNNNNNNNNNNNNNNNNNNNNNNNNNNNNNNNNNNNNNNNNNNNNNNNNNNNNNNNNNNNNNNNNNNNNNNNNNNNNNNNNNNNNNNNNNNNNNNNNNNNNNNNNNNNNNNNNNNNNNNNNNNNNNNNNNNNNNNNNNNNNNNNNNNNNNNNNNNNNNNNNNNNNNNNNNNNNNNNNNNNNNNNNNNNNNNNNNNNNNNNNNNNcacaaaattacttcaataagacacaaaattacttcaataagacacaaaattacctcaaagaaatacaaaattacttcaataagacacaaaattacttcaataacgcacaaaattacctcagagaaatacaaaattacttcaataagacacaaaattacttcaataacgcacaaaattacctcaaagaaacacaaaattacttcaataacacacaaaattacttcaataACACACAAATTTACTTCAATAACGCACAAAAttcaaaacaactaaaaagacatgaaaccaccacaaagagacagaaaatgactacagagagacacaaaaaaatgcataataactaaaaagagacacaaaaccaccacaaagtctgtctTGCTCCTGTATAGGAGAGGTATTGGGGACCCTTACATacctgtgcccaggggcccactgtctcataatacATCTAAGTATTTGACGTACTTCACTGTTTATTGAATCTATTGAAAGCTGTTTAATGAAGTGTTTTGTTGGAAAAATGTTACTGCTTTTCATTTTGCGACACTGTGCACTCAAACAAATTAATAGTTCTGCCTTTATGTGTTGAGACACCTCAGGTGCAAAATAACCAATCGTCAACCTCAGTATAGGCATGTACAAGTTTCAATATTGTAGCCGTGTCATCCAATGGGGATGTAGCTCAGTGGTAGAGCGCATGCTTCGCATGTATGAGGTCCCGGGTTCAATCCCCGGCATCTCCACTGGAATTTTGGacgcatttctttttttgtgtgacaatAAAACACACCGCACGAAGAGGCAGCAGTGTGAAAGCTGTGTTGTGATCAAGACAAGCatatataaaaacagataaCATTGGCGATACAGTGAACAATACGCGTCTGTATGAGAAACGTTCGTGATTGGCCAGACCGTGCACCTGCTCAAATCGGATTGGATGCTGGAGATCTTCAGGAGCGTGAGTGTGGGAGTGCTCACGCACGCGAGtgtcaaacatttatttttcaccggCCAAATTATCCTCAGTGGTGGGTGAGAGCCACTGGATCGAGACATTATTATGCACGAGCCAATGAGCGAGTGTGAGTCAAAGTCAACACAAGTGTGGAGACACATTATCAAAGTAATTATGTAACCAGATACCCGGGATTTTACCTCAAGACTGAAGACACTCTCTCAGTGACAGATGGATCATGACTAAAGCACCCAAAGTGTTCTACAAAGCAGTGATTTGACTGGAGACACTGGATCTAACCTGGTAAATATCTCAGCTATTTGCTTCCATGAATCTGAtccttcctcacacacacacacacacacacacacacacaaaaacacacacacacacactacagatttggttagaaaaaaacatccacgCTCGCACTGCACGATCACAGCCCGTCTGTCACAGTAACCTACTTCACGAGTGCCGCACCACCGTGAGCATCCAAGTTGCATTTTCTCCTCTCACCCTAACTTGATTGTGCCGGAGAAATGATTTCAGTAGACGTCACTCATCTGCATAGGGAGTAAAATGCAACCATCCTGCAAGGCTTTTTGCGCCCAGAAACGCTCTGCACCCTCGCCGTGTGACAAAAGGACCCTCTAATTGCTGCATAACCGAAACTACAAACATGGAAGGTACAGTTTGCATGTAGTGTCATgccaatat
Proteins encoded in this region:
- the si:ch211-119e14.1 gene encoding neurofilament light polypeptide codes for the protein MSDSKTSNRTVLILAFALIGLLLLLIFLYKKLNRDTNGEYTVKRMVYKEGGVRDRVRGAALALESHLGVQLWPQSDSEEDGEEMQEIRDEEGQVEEGGSQGSDSEGEDQEEDSAKEKEGDALGDNSSVQSSEAGEQARLTDQADAKEEKEEKVGDGEGKGEASGGPGLLIDLKQFSGSAIWSEEEGCVGKDGDMTVL